The genomic DNA TCACACTCCTAGATTTGATCCATACtgatttaattattagtaattttGATAAAGGATAATCTTATATTGATAGAAGACATAGGTAATGTCTTGGTTCGTTATTGATAGTcatattaaaatgtaatttatctttggatTATTTTGTCTTCTAAAATAGTAgtcatttaaagttaaaaatattaattacccaataatcaaaaattgttttcttttcttaaaataaaataaaataattaagttgcTCAGgtgggagaatgttagaaattttctaatgtggACTAACGTTAATTATGGTTTTGGTCAATTGAATAGTCCAATATCAGCTTACAGATAGGATTgaatgatcaataaagataagtccAATACACTTAAAGGTTATAATCTGGGTGGACAGTTTAAGTGTGGAACTTCAAATTTATTGGACCTTGATGAGAGGTTAATTAACCTGTTATAAATTGGCTAAATCCCTGCTCCAAACCTAATACAGTACGACTGCAGTATAGTTTATCCATACAAAGCTATTATTCAGGGAGGTTTCTGGAGCAAAAGGCTAAGTCACATCGAGAGGTAAACTCGACAAGTAATTTCAGATGATTCATAAAGGTTTTATGTATTCAGATTACATAGTGATCCAAGTaattctaaaaccctaaagtttaattcagtattttataatttgtgcatAAATCTTGTGGAATATAATtgactaatttatttattcaagttcatgtaaataaatcttatatgaGTGACCTCTCTCATAATTGTTATCCTTTGAaccaattttattatattgcaTATCCTGGCTTCCATATGGACTTGGGACCTCAAAATGAAGGTAAAAACCTTGCCTTTAGCGTATTACATTTGCTAAACATGCCAACTTGTATTATCTGCAGATCATAGGTCCTATAGACTTGTCCTGGAAAACGACAAAACACAGCAATGCCACTTCTCATGTGGCATTGCCACATGAGAAATGACCTCACTTGATTTTAAAGTTGCATGATCTTGCTCCTGATTCTTTTGATTTCGCTTAACAGCAGAATTACCAGATACTCTTTGGTACTTCTCTTTTAAAGTAGCATGCAACAGAAACAGTAATGTAAATGTGCTTCAAGTTCTGCATAGTTTTAGTTTTAGAGAAATATCCATTTGCAAGTGTGATTTTCTTTGATATATGTTAGCCTATTCCTTACCTTACCATTGCTGCTATGAAACATGGTAGAATATATACGCCTACAGTATAATGATTGAAGAACAAATATTACCACGGTAATTTGACGAAAGGGAGAGACATTGGAGAGCAACTATAGCATATATATTTGTAGActctgttttctttcttttatttaacattaataatacaatGTTTGGTAGATAATATATGTGCTCCTTTCGAAGCTGTCTCAAGTAAATTCCAAAAACATGTGAAAAATCCCAACACTCGTGACAGAGAGAGGAGTTTCATCAGTTCTTTAAACTATAGCTTCCTTTAGACTTCTCTGAGAGCATCTGAACCTGAGAATTACATACGAAATGAACCTGTAAACCAAAATGAAACATACCATTATCACCAAATTTCTCCACCTACTCTCTTCTTCATATCCTGCTTCTCTCAGCACATCTTCCCCAGTCACCATACATCTCCCGAAAATATACTGCAAGCACTTCCTTGAAGTAGAGAACTCATTTATCAGAAACTCTTCAAACGGATACTTAAACAGTGATATATAATGCATGAAAATCCAGTAACTTGGGATTCCATTGTTTGATATGAAGTAACCGGAGAACAGAAAGAAAGATCCCATAACACCGGAAATTACTGAGTTTCCTATTATGAAATTAGGGACTAGAGCACTGCAACACACTACAACTGAATTTGCTGTGTACAGAATCAACCAGATTAGCAGTAAGAAGTGCATAAAAGCCATGAAATTAGGATTTAATCCCACAAGCCAGTATAGAGGAATGGAGAATAATATAGCCAGGATGAGTAGAAATGGCAAGTAAACTAGTCCATTGGCTATGGCATATGATGACACTCTGTAGCTTCCACAGGATGTCTCCTTCATCAAAATATCCCTCTCTTGTAGAAACACTGGTAGAGCCTCGGTTGTGGAAGATAACAAAAATGTCAATATGAATGCAAAGAGACCAACCTTTTCTTCGGCTCCACGTAAATCGTCTTTGACGTTGTGAAATATTGATCCCAAAACAAACCCAGAAATCAGCATTTGAATTGTTCGGCAGGCGAATAACTCTCTGGTTCGAAATATGTTTTTCGAGAATCTGTGAGTGAGAATTATAGTCTCCTGCAATCTTGAATTTGCGAAATCTTTAGGAAAATCAATTCCAACATTGATAGTTTCCTCATCGGCAACTTTTGATTGCTGAAAAAGTTGTTGCAGAGTAAACTTTCCACTTCTACTCTCTCCCTCTTCTCCTTTCTTTTGCTGCGGTGTTAACACCATTTGTGGCTGCATTTCTGGCTGCGTTTTTCTCTGTTCCTGAATCAATTCAATTGATTCTATTGCATATTCAACAACATTGACATGAAGAGGAAGCGGCAACCCCATTGTTCTCAAACTAACACCGAGCTGATCCACCGTGCCGTGATACAAAACCAAGCCATTAGCCAGCATAAGTATCGAATTAAACATCTTTACAATGCGAAAACCAGGTTGATGTATACTCAAAATTATGGTTCTTCCTCTAGTTTCTGCCATCACCTTAAGCATGTCTATAATCTGCAGCGCACTGGTGCTGTCAAGACCGGAAGTTGGCTCATCAAGAATCAACACTTTGGGGTCATGAATCACATCAACACCAATTGAAACCCTTCGCCTTTCACCTCCAGAAATCCCCCGAACCCTGTCATCACCAACTCTAGCAGCGGCCACAGGCCCGAGGCCAAGCTCCTGAATGAGAGACTTTACTCTAGCCATCAGCTCAGCTTGTGGAAGCCTCAACCTCAGCTTGGCACTAAACATGAGCGTTTCTTCAACCGTAAGGAGAGGAAATAGTGTATCCTTTTGAGTAACATACCCAGAAATCTTTTTGAACCGAGCCTTATCAATGGGACTATCATTCACAAAAATGGAACCACTTTGAGGAGTGAGTTTCCCTGCAAGAATCTCAAGCAAAGAAGACTTTCCAGCCCCACTTGGACCAACAATCGCAAGGAGTTCCCACGGTTTAGCCTTGCAGTTTATGTTCTTGAGAACCTGCCTGGCTCCAGGACTTGTTGCAGCAGCTTCAAGCTTGGATGGAGAAGTTTCAGGTCCATGATCACAGTCATTTAGCTTGtttttggtaaataattttaaagggTTTTCTCCCTTTTGTGTGTAGATGTTGTAATTGAGTCCGAAGGCTTGAATCTCACACCCTTGTTTCTTCATTGAAGAAATGTTGCTCTCTTTTTGTGTGTTCAAGTTTGTAAAGCTAGACTAGAGATTATTTCCAGTGTTTGTATGCTTTCAGTGGTGaaataagaataagaaaatgGAAATTGACTGTGGTGTAGTGGCCAGtggtttttatttaataatattgaatgtGTGTGTGGTGTGGTATTGACATGTAAGTCCTGGTTAATGCTACTTGGTTTGTTCACGTGCTATTGTTCTTGCTATttcattcaatatatatatatatatatatatatatattaatttctgCCATGGATATGTGCATACTTTCACGTGGACATTCTTGTTGTAAAGCTGACATGGCTCGCTGGATTTAATAAGTTTTTGGAAGATGCCAACACTAATTGACGATAATATCCTGGTTCCAGTCTTACCTAtaggatttaattttcaatttgatgcAAATGTTCTATACCTAAATGAAGATTTATGTCTACTTAGTCTTATGAACTAATTAGAAAGAAAACACACAAATATGtcaatatgatttttcaatggAAAAGAATCGCAAAACtatgagaaaataattattgaatcctTAGTAGTTACTCGGTGTCAAAACAAATCAAccaatttatataagaaaatgtttttagaaATCTTCTAAACAAACAGTGTAAGACAAAAGATTATTTACagcattttttaaataagttatttaGGATATACATATACCAATATACAACTGTATATCGCAATCAAAGAATATTTAGAGAAAAGGTTGTGCAAAGATAAAAACATGCAGGGTATCTCTTTTAAATTACAAATGTTATTGACATTTTTGCCTCTTAATAAACTGAGATTATATCTGATTCAATACACTTCGAAATagaccaaataaataaaaataaatacataaaaaaa from Mangifera indica cultivar Alphonso chromosome 16, CATAS_Mindica_2.1, whole genome shotgun sequence includes the following:
- the LOC123198677 gene encoding ABC transporter G family member 5-like; the encoded protein is MKKQGCEIQAFGLNYNIYTQKGENPLKLFTKNKLNDCDHGPETSPSKLEAAATSPGARQVLKNINCKAKPWELLAIVGPSGAGKSSLLEILAGKLTPQSGSIFVNDSPIDKARFKKISGYVTQKDTLFPLLTVEETLMFSAKLRLRLPQAELMARVKSLIQELGLGPVAAARVGDDRVRGISGGERRRVSIGVDVIHDPKVLILDEPTSGLDSTSALQIIDMLKVMAETRGRTIILSIHQPGFRIVKMFNSILMLANGLVLYHGTVDQLGVSLRTMGLPLPLHVNVVEYAIESIELIQEQRKTQPEMQPQMVLTPQQKKGEEGESRSGKFTLQQLFQQSKVADEETINVGIDFPKDFANSRLQETIILTHRFSKNIFRTRELFACRTIQMLISGFVLGSIFHNVKDDLRGAEEKVGLFAFILTFLLSSTTEALPVFLQERDILMKETSCGSYRVSSYAIANGLVYLPFLLILAILFSIPLYWLVGLNPNFMAFMHFLLLIWLILYTANSVVVCCSALVPNFIIGNSVISGVMGSFFLFSGYFISNNGIPSYWIFMHYISLFKYPFEEFLINEFSTSRKCLQYIFGRCMVTGEDVLREAGYEEESRWRNLVIMVCFILVYRFISYVILRFRCSQRSLKEAIV